The proteins below come from a single Burkholderia sp. PAMC 26561 genomic window:
- a CDS encoding ATP-binding cassette domain-containing protein: MTSVLSSLSSDSVAFANDEPRVITRERTPPSPSPRSNPADMAVALQGVDKHFGARKVLSNFDFAIERGSFVSIVGRSGCGKSTLLRLIAGLEKATGGVVSRNAAEGASELQTRIMFQDARLLPWKSVLQNVMLGLPKSSREDARATLAEVGLSAREGDWPAQLSGGQRQRVALARALVHRPDLLLLDEPLGALDALTRIEMHALIERLWREHGFTALLVTHDVQEAVALGERIVLIEEGKISFDAAISLARPRSRTAEGFAELEEQVLSRVLKHGAQVS, from the coding sequence GTGACATCAGTTCTTTCATCGCTTTCATCGGATAGCGTTGCGTTTGCCAACGACGAACCGCGCGTCATCACGCGTGAACGCACACCGCCGTCGCCTTCGCCGCGTTCGAATCCTGCGGACATGGCCGTCGCGCTTCAGGGCGTCGACAAACATTTCGGCGCGCGCAAAGTTCTCTCCAATTTTGATTTTGCTATCGAGCGTGGCAGCTTTGTATCGATAGTCGGACGCAGCGGCTGCGGCAAGTCCACGCTGCTGCGCCTTATCGCCGGGCTCGAGAAAGCGACCGGCGGCGTGGTGAGCCGTAACGCGGCAGAGGGTGCGAGCGAATTGCAGACCCGCATCATGTTCCAGGACGCGCGCCTGCTGCCGTGGAAAAGCGTGCTGCAAAACGTGATGCTCGGCTTGCCGAAATCGTCGCGTGAGGACGCACGCGCGACGCTGGCCGAAGTCGGTTTGAGCGCGCGTGAAGGCGACTGGCCTGCGCAACTTTCGGGCGGTCAGCGCCAGCGTGTGGCGCTTGCTCGCGCGCTCGTGCATCGGCCGGACCTACTGTTGCTGGATGAACCGCTTGGAGCGCTGGACGCCTTGACGCGCATTGAGATGCACGCGTTGATCGAGCGTCTGTGGCGCGAGCATGGCTTTACTGCGTTGCTGGTTACGCACGATGTGCAGGAGGCTGTGGCATTGGGCGAGCGCATCGTGCTTATCGAAGAGGGCAAGATTTCCTTCGATGCCGCCATCTCGCTCGCGCGTCCTCGTTCGCGCACGGCAGAGGGTTTCGCGGAGCTGGAAGAGCAGGTTCTGTCGCGTGTGCTGAAGCACGGCGCGCAGGTCAGCTAG
- a CDS encoding TOBE domain-containing protein yields MGITAINVRNQFKGHIKEIIRGSVVSEVDVETPHGIVTSVITTRSVDELELKVGSEVIAFVKSTEVSIARL; encoded by the coding sequence ATGGGCATCACAGCAATCAACGTACGCAACCAGTTCAAAGGTCACATCAAGGAGATCATCCGCGGGTCGGTGGTATCCGAGGTGGATGTAGAGACGCCACACGGCATCGTGACGTCGGTGATCACGACTCGTTCAGTCGATGAACTCGAATTGAAGGTCGGCAGTGAAGTCATCGCATTCGTGAAGTCTACCGAAGTATCGATTGCTCGGCTCTAA
- a CDS encoding MetQ/NlpA family ABC transporter substrate-binding protein — protein sequence MHRRTIIASVAFAALGAVFGTAHAEDAPLRIGTMSGPDAQIWTEVSKVAAREGLKIKVIEFNDYIQPNAALDAGDLDANGFQHQPFLDSQVKQRGYKIVNVGLTYVAPMGFYSKKIKSLKDLPQGAKVGIQNDPSNGNRALLLLQKNGVIKLKAGVGKDGVNATPLDVVENPKGIKLVELDSAQLPRSLDDLTAASINTDYAVKAGLSPTKDAIAIEDLKGPYANLIAVREKDRNAPWVKKLVSAYESPDVKNYIDTQFKGSIIPAF from the coding sequence ATGCATCGTAGAACTATCATTGCAAGCGTCGCGTTCGCCGCGCTTGGCGCCGTATTCGGCACCGCCCACGCTGAAGATGCGCCGCTGCGCATCGGCACCATGAGCGGCCCCGACGCGCAGATCTGGACCGAAGTATCGAAGGTCGCGGCTCGCGAAGGCCTCAAGATCAAGGTGATCGAATTCAACGATTACATTCAACCCAATGCAGCACTCGATGCGGGCGACCTGGACGCAAACGGCTTTCAGCACCAGCCGTTTCTCGACAGCCAGGTCAAGCAGCGCGGCTACAAGATCGTCAACGTGGGCCTGACGTACGTGGCGCCCATGGGTTTCTACTCGAAGAAGATCAAGTCACTGAAGGACTTGCCGCAAGGCGCGAAGGTCGGCATTCAGAACGACCCGTCCAATGGCAATCGCGCACTGTTGCTGCTGCAAAAGAATGGCGTGATCAAGTTGAAGGCAGGCGTGGGCAAGGACGGCGTGAACGCAACGCCGCTCGACGTGGTTGAAAATCCGAAGGGAATCAAACTGGTCGAACTCGATTCGGCGCAGTTGCCGCGCTCGCTGGATGACCTCACCGCTGCGTCCATCAACACGGACTACGCCGTGAAGGCCGGCTTGTCGCCGACCAAGGATGCGATCGCCATTGAAGATCTGAAGGGCCCGTATGCCAACCTGATCGCGGTGCGCGAGAAGGATCGCAATGCGCCCTGGGTCAAGAAGCTGGTGTCGGCGTATGAGTCGCCGGATGTGAAGAACTATATCGATACGCAGTTCAAAGGCTCGATCATTCCGGCGTTCTAG
- a CDS encoding helix-turn-helix domain-containing protein, whose product MLFRLLDTTQPAVTRRIRSLEKVLGVELLQANQKINAQYRVPQ is encoded by the coding sequence ATGCTTTTTCGACTGCTCGACACAACTCAGCCAGCGGTCACACGCCGCATCCGGAGTCTTGAGAAAGTGCTCGGCGTTGAATTGCTACAGGCAAACCAAAAAATCAACGCGCAGTATCGAGTTCCGCAATAG
- a CDS encoding NADPH-dependent FMN reductase: MKSFEFRRPLVVGIGGTTRAASSTERALRVALNGAEAEGARTRLFGGTFLHSLPHYAPEHKERTEAQIELIEAVREADAVIIGTPGYHGGVSGLVKNALDTLEELRDDRRPYLDGRAVGCVVTAYGWQGGGAVLTSLRSIVHALRGWPTPYGAAVNSLETRFETIDTCSDPKVAEQLATVGRQAAQFALAFNAREAIAELDTAR; this comes from the coding sequence TTGAAGAGCTTCGAATTTCGCCGCCCGCTCGTGGTTGGCATTGGCGGCACGACCCGCGCGGCTTCATCGACCGAACGCGCCCTTCGCGTTGCCTTGAACGGCGCCGAAGCCGAGGGCGCGCGCACGCGCCTCTTCGGCGGCACGTTCCTGCACAGCCTCCCTCACTACGCGCCCGAACACAAGGAACGCACCGAAGCGCAGATCGAACTGATCGAAGCCGTGCGCGAAGCGGACGCGGTGATCATCGGGACGCCCGGATACCACGGCGGCGTCTCGGGACTCGTCAAGAACGCGCTGGACACGCTGGAAGAACTGCGCGACGACAGACGCCCCTATCTCGACGGCCGGGCGGTCGGCTGCGTGGTGACGGCTTATGGATGGCAAGGCGGCGGCGCAGTGCTGACGTCGCTGCGTTCAATCGTGCATGCGCTGCGCGGCTGGCCGACGCCGTATGGCGCCGCCGTCAATTCGCTGGAAACGCGGTTCGAAACCATCGATACCTGCTCCGATCCAAAGGTCGCCGAGCAGCTCGCAACCGTCGGCCGGCAAGCTGCGCAGTTCGCGCTGGCGTTCAATGCGCGGGAGGCTATTGCGGAACTCGATACTGCGCGTTGA
- a CDS encoding methionine ABC transporter ATP-binding protein, which yields MIEIRNLSQRFAGPRGWIEALHNVNLTIPPGEVFGIIGRSGAGKSTLVRTINLLTRPSEGSVIVDGHDLTTLSAAQLRTARRDIGMIFQHFNLLSSRTVFDNVALPLELAGMKRGEIEATVLPLLDLVGLTTQKDRYPSQISGGQKQRVGIARALASKPKVLLSDEATSALDPETTRSILDLLRKINKELGLTIVLITHQMDVIKQVCDRVAVLDAGRVVEEGNVVEVFMQPHHEVTRALIGDVIAHELPPALKARVTERLKTGGHLLRLAFTGSGVDQPILSETIRRFELDFNILHGQIDEIQGQAFGSLAVLAGGQPVNVAEAIAYLREQGVVVEEMSHVE from the coding sequence ATGATCGAAATTCGCAATCTGTCGCAGCGTTTCGCGGGGCCACGAGGCTGGATCGAAGCGTTGCATAACGTCAATCTGACGATACCGCCGGGCGAAGTGTTCGGCATCATCGGGCGCAGCGGCGCCGGTAAAAGTACGCTGGTACGCACCATCAACCTGCTGACACGGCCTAGCGAAGGCAGCGTGATCGTGGACGGCCACGACCTCACCACGCTCTCTGCCGCGCAGTTGCGCACGGCTCGCCGCGACATCGGCATGATTTTCCAGCATTTCAACTTGCTGTCGTCGCGGACCGTGTTCGACAACGTCGCGTTGCCACTCGAACTCGCCGGCATGAAGCGCGGCGAGATCGAGGCGACCGTGCTGCCGTTGCTGGATCTGGTCGGCCTGACCACACAGAAGGACCGCTATCCGTCGCAGATCAGCGGCGGCCAGAAGCAGCGCGTGGGTATCGCCCGGGCGCTGGCGAGCAAGCCCAAGGTGCTGCTCTCGGATGAAGCCACTTCCGCGCTCGACCCTGAAACAACCCGCTCGATTCTCGATCTGCTGCGCAAGATCAACAAGGAACTTGGTCTCACCATCGTCCTGATCACGCACCAGATGGATGTGATCAAGCAGGTCTGCGATCGCGTCGCCGTGCTCGATGCCGGCCGTGTGGTCGAAGAAGGCAACGTGGTCGAAGTCTTCATGCAGCCGCATCACGAAGTCACGCGTGCATTGATCGGCGATGTCATCGCGCACGAATTGCCGCCCGCGTTGAAAGCGCGTGTAACCGAGCGCCTGAAGACCGGCGGTCATTTGCTGCGCCTGGCGTTCACGGGGTCCGGCGTGGATCAGCCGATCCTCTCCGAGACCATCCGCCGCTTCGAGCTGGATTTCAACATCCTGCACGGGCAGATTGATGAGATCCAGGGCCAGGCGTTCGGTTCGCTGGCCGTGCTCGCGGGCGGCCAGCCGGTGAACGTCGCCGAGGCGATAGCGTACTTGCGTGAACAGGGTGTGGTGGTGGAGGAGATGTCTCATGTTGAGTGA
- a CDS encoding methionine ABC transporter permease: MLSEMFDMFVQSFWETLVMVGISGLVGAALGLPLGVLLYLTDRDGVLRNLGVNRVMGGVVNAVRSTPFIILLVAVIPFTRLVVGSSIGTMAAVVPLTIAAAPFVARLVETALREVDRGLIEAAQAMGATTSQIVFKVLLPESLPGVVAGLTITFVSLVGYSAMAGAIGGGGLGDLGIRYGYQRFLPEVMLTVVVILIVFVQLVQSFGDWLVRRLSHK; encoded by the coding sequence ATGTTGAGTGAAATGTTCGATATGTTCGTTCAGTCGTTCTGGGAGACGCTCGTGATGGTGGGCATTTCCGGACTGGTCGGCGCAGCGCTGGGCTTGCCGCTCGGCGTGCTGCTTTACCTTACTGACCGCGACGGCGTGCTGCGCAATCTCGGCGTGAATCGCGTCATGGGCGGCGTTGTGAATGCAGTGCGTTCGACACCGTTTATCATCCTGCTTGTTGCCGTGATTCCGTTCACCCGGCTGGTGGTGGGGTCGTCCATTGGCACCATGGCGGCCGTTGTGCCGCTGACCATCGCGGCTGCACCGTTCGTTGCGCGCCTTGTCGAAACCGCGCTGCGCGAAGTCGATCGCGGCCTGATTGAAGCAGCACAGGCAATGGGCGCCACGACAAGCCAGATCGTGTTCAAGGTGTTGTTGCCGGAATCGTTGCCGGGCGTGGTCGCGGGTTTGACCATCACGTTCGTGTCACTGGTCGGCTATTCGGCGATGGCCGGCGCGATTGGTGGCGGCGGTCTCGGCGACCTCGGGATTCGTTATGGTTATCAGCGCTTCCTGCCGGAAGTGATGCTGACCGTGGTCGTGATCCTGATCGTGTTCGTG